A window from Myxocyprinus asiaticus isolate MX2 ecotype Aquarium Trade chromosome 37, UBuf_Myxa_2, whole genome shotgun sequence encodes these proteins:
- the LOC127427594 gene encoding probable glutamate receptor, with amino-acid sequence MRRFVWLSLCIVVLLGSEICIAARQELIVTTLKQDPYTMSKGSQLEGYCMDLLSELSKKLGFKYKVHLVKDGSYGRQDESGNWNGMIGEVVRGEADMAVAPLTLTAAREKAVGMTKPYMQTGISILLRKDIVSEEAGFFDFLSPFSGETWFGILIAYFVTAVCICIVGRLSPCEWSQPETEPNQFTLLHSLWYTAGALSLQGAGPHPKAVSGRVITCTWWLFAVVLLACYFSSLSSSQVSDSTPIMIKGFEDLANQEVIEYGTLAGSSTLAFFKNSNNPSYRRIYEHMERRKSFVSSMDEGVQRAKEGNYAFIGESVSLDLAVARHCELVRAHEVIGMRGYSIVTPLGSPMLKNLSVAILQLSEAGELAYLRTKWWASSCIPDSAKTSSLRAHSMKGIFLVLAIGLGIGVLLSLLELTSKSRSTAGEQKKSCCTVLTQELSQRLRMSNTKRDQETSDKNKV; translated from the exons caaggcAAGAATTGATAGTTACCACCTTAAAG CAAGACCCATATACAATGAGCAAAGGATCCCAGTTAGAAGGCTACTGCATGGATCTACTCTCTGAGCTATCTAAGAAACTGGGTTTCAAATACAAAGTTCATCTGGTGAAGGATGGGTCATATGGCCGGCAGGACGAAAGCGGAAACTGGAACGGAATGATTGGAGAGGTTGTTAGAGGG GAAGCTGATATGGCGGTAGCTCCTCTCACTCTCACTGCTGCCCGTGAGAAGGCTGTGGGAATGACGAAACCTTACATGCAGACCGGAATCAGTATCCTCCTCCGCAAAGATATAGTTTCTGAAGAGGCCGGGTTTTTTGACTTCCTCTCCCCTTTCTCTGGGGAGACCTGGTTCGGCATCCTGATTGCATACTTTGTGACTGCAGTCTGCATCTGCATTGTGGGAAG GTTGAGTCCATGTGAATGGAGCCAGCCTGAGACTGAGCCCAATCAATTCACACTTCTGCACAGCTTGTGGTACACTGCGGGAGCCCTGAGCCTGCAAG GTGCAGGCCCTCACCCTAAAGCTGTGTCAGGACGGGTTATCACTTGTACCTGGTGGCTGTTTGCAGTCGTGTTGCTGGCCTGTTATTTCTCCAGCCTCAGTTCCTCTCAGGTGTCTGATTCTACACCGATCATGATAAAAGGCTTCGAGGACTTGGCTAATCAGGAAGTGATTGAATATGGAACGCTTGCAGGCTCCTCCACCCTTGCCTTCTTTAAG AACTCCAATAACCCATCTTACCGTCGCATCTATGAGCACATGGAGCGGAGGAAGAGTTTTGTGTCCTCCATGGATGAGGGTGTCCAGAGAGCAAAGGAGGGAAATTATGCTTTCATTGGAGAATCTGTGTCCCTGGACTTGGCTGTTGCACGCCATTGTGAATTGGTTCGTGCACATGAGGTCATCGGGATGAGAGGTTACAGCATTGTAACTCCTCTTG GATCTCCCATGCTAAAGAATCTGAGTGTGGCGATCCTGCAGCTGAGTGAGGCAGGGGAGCTGGCTTATCTGCGTACTAAATGGTGGGCCAGTAGCTGTATCCCGGACAGTGCCAAAACCTCATCTCTGAGGGCCCATAGCATGAAAGGCATCTTCCTGGTTCTGGCTATAGGCCTTGGGATTGGAGTTCTGCTCTCCTTGCTTGAGCTCACCTCAAAATCTCGCAGTACTGCAGGAGAGCAGAAG AAATCCTGCTGCACAGTTTTGACTCAGGAGCTGAGCCAGCGTTTGAGAATGAGCAACACAAAGAGAGACCAGGAAACCTCAGACAAAAACAAGGTTTAA